One stretch of Hypomesus transpacificus isolate Combined female unplaced genomic scaffold, fHypTra1 scaffold_304, whole genome shotgun sequence DNA includes these proteins:
- the prkcq gene encoding LOW QUALITY PROTEIN: protein kinase C theta type (The sequence of the model RefSeq protein was modified relative to this genomic sequence to represent the inferred CDS: deleted 1 base in 1 codon): MSPFLRIGFSNFEMDPGLAYHEEVLNPYCAVYMKEAIDTEKGQVYKQKKATMYPPWSSTFDAHVHQGRVMHVMVKDRTAELKSEATVQLDSLASRCKKENGKLEIWLELKPQGRVLMEARYYLEKSDAAGHSEADGDGEREGEGLFALNHRRGAIKQAKVHVVKCHEFSATFFPQPTFCSVCKEFVWGLNKQGYQCRHCNAAIHKKCIDKVIAKCTGSAVNSKETLIHKERFKIDMPHRFKVYNYKSPTFCEHCGTLLWGLAKQGLKCEECGMNVHHKCEKKVANLCGVNQKLMAEALAIIGNKQQARSSRDSEIIGREGPVGVGQAGVIREPSGLAAVPATAATTARKEGQRVGWDTPVDMAQPTPEEDSEPLYAVPRKEHQHKFTIDNFKLHKMLGKGSFGKVFLAELKSTNQFFAVKALKKDVVLMDDDVECTMVERRVLSLAWEHPFLTHLYCTFQTKENLFFVMEYLNGGDLMFHIQSCHKFDLQRSRFYAAEIICGLQFLHSKGVVYRDLKLDNVLLDSEGHIKIADFGMCKENMQEESRTSTFCGTPDYIAPEILLGQKYGSSVDWWSFGVLLYEMLLGQSPFHGHDEEELFQSIRTDDPCYPRWLTKDAKDILVKLFVREPEQRLGVKGNIRQHAFFKDTNWNVLEKRQVEPPFRPTVKSPSDCSNFDKEFINEKPRLSCADRALMNSVDQTMFNNFSFVNPGMARIKGP; the protein is encoded by the exons ATGTCTCCCTTTCTGCGTATCGGATTCTCTAATTTTGAGATGGACCCGGGACTAGCGTACCACGAAGAGGTACTCAACCCTTACTGTGCTGTCTACATGAAGGAGGCCATTGACACGG AAAAGGGGCAGGTGTACAAGCAGAAGAAGGCCACCATGTATCCTCCGTGGAGCAGCACGTTCGACGCCCACGTCCACCAGGGGCGTGTCATGCACGTGATGGTGAAGGACCGCACGGCCGAACTCAAGTCGGAGGCCACGGTGCAGCTGGACTCGCTGGCCTCGCGCTGCAAGAAGGAGAATGGCAAGCTGGAGATCTGG ttggAGCTAAAGCCTCAAGGGCGTGTCCTGATGGAGGCCAGATATTACCTTGAGAAGAGTG atgctgCAGGTCACAGCGAGGCAGACGGGGatggcgagagggagggagagggcctcTTTGCCCTGAACCATCGACGCGGGGCCATTAAACAGGCCAAAGTCCATGTGGTCAAATGTCATGAGTTCAGCGCCACCTTCTTCCCCCAGCCCACCTTCTGCTCTGTGTGCAAAGAGTTTGTCTG GGGTCTGAACAAGCAGGGCTACCAGTGCAGAC aCTGTAACGCGGCCATCCACAAGAAGTGCATCGACAAGGTCATTGCCAAGTGCACGGGTTCGGCCGTCAACAGTAAAGAAACCCTG ATCCACAAGGAGCGCTTCAAGATTGACATGCCCCACAGGTTTAAGGTGTACAACTACAAGAGTCCCACATTCTGCGAGCACTGTGGCACCCTCCTGTGGGGGCTGGCCAAGCAGGGCCTCAAGTGTGAAG AGTGTGGTATGAACGTCCATCACAAGTGTGAGAAGAAAGTGGCCAACCTCTGTGGGGTCAACCAGAAGCTGATGGCTGAAGCCCTGGCCATCATCGGAAACAAGCAGCAG GCCAGGAGTTCTAGAGACAGTGAGATCATTGGTCGAGAGGGTCCTGTGGGCGTGGGCCAGGCTGGGGTGATCCGGGAACCTTCCGGTCTCGCGGCGGTGCCTGCTACAGCAGCCACCACTGCACGCAAAG agggCCAGCGAGTGGGGTGGGACACCCCAGTAGACATGGCCCAGCCTACCCCAGAGGAGGACTCTGAGCCCCTGTACGCCGTGCCCCGGAAGGAACACCAGCACAAGTTCACCATAGACAACTTCAAGCTGCACAAGATGCTGGGCAAAGGCAGCTTCGgcaag GTGTTTCTAGCTGAGCTGAAGAGCACCAACCAGTTCTTTGCAGTAAAGGCCCTGAAGAAGGACGTGGTCCTCATGGATGATGATGTGGAATGTACcatggtggagaggagagtgcTCTCTCTGGCCTGGGAACACCCCTTCCTCACACACCTCTACTGCACCTTCCAGACCAAG GAGAATCTGTTCTTCGTGATGGAGTATCTAAATGGAGGAGACCTCATGTTCCACATT CAGAGCTGCCACAAGTTTGACCTGCAGAGGA GCAGGTTCTATGCAGCTGAGATCATCTGTGGGCTGCAGTTCCTCCATTCTAAAGGTGTTGTTTACAG AGATCTGAAGCTGGATAATGTGCTGCTGGACTCGGAGGGTCATATAAAGATCGCAGACTTTGGCATGTGCAAGGAGAACATGCAGGAGGAGTCCCGCACCTCCACCTTCTGTGGGACACCTGACTACATCGCTCCAGAG ATTCTTCTGGGCCAGAAGTATGGCAGCTCAGTGGACTGGTGGTCTTTCGGGGTTCTGCTGTACGAGATGCTGCTTGGCCAGTCCCCGTTCCATGGTCATGATGAGGAGGAGCTGTTCCAGTCCATCAGGACAGATGACCCCTGCTACCCTCGCTGGCTTACCAAGGACGCAAAGGACATCCTCGTCAAG CTGTTTGTACGCGAGCCTGAGCAGAGGCTTGGTGTGAAGGGGAACATCAGGCAGCATGCCTTCTTCAAAGACACCAACTGGAACGTTCTAGAAAAACGGCAGGTGGAGCCGCCCTTCAGGCCAACTGTG AAATCCCCCAGTGACTGCAGCAACTTTGATAAGGAGTTCATCAACGAGAAGCCCCGCCTGTCGTGTGCAGACCGCGCGCTGATGAACAGTGTGGACCAAACCATGTTCAACAACTTCTCCTTCGTCAACCCTGGCATGGCTCGCATCAAAGGACCCTGA